A region of Trichoplusia ni isolate ovarian cell line Hi5 chromosome 23, tn1, whole genome shotgun sequence DNA encodes the following proteins:
- the LOC113504925 gene encoding RNA-binding protein 4.1-like isoform X2, translating to MVPQTKVFVGSLPQGSKPEELRKLFERFGVVTECDIMNRCGFVHMQSEEQASSAIRALNNTTFNGGVISVERGRIKERGQRGGPGGGRGGGMRGGMRGGMDRRGGGPMRGGPPPRDSPYSRERPSHPRGPPPGAPPQMAPRPMPYERAERPPPPAYDDRYNGYGGEDRRGFALMERGSRDPFAAAAPMYAEERRYDELPPMYADDRRAPMYADERDLMDRRAPMRAAPQPLPYERALPPRPQPMPNGDMFSRRSPMRGAAPGGYDRDPYQYPPMGRLWAPG from the exons ATGGTGCCG CAAACCAAGGTGTTCGTCGGCAGCCTGCCGCAGGGCTCCAAACCAGAGGAACTACGCAAATTGTTTGAGCGATTTGGTGTAGTCACAGAATGCGACATAATGAACAGATGTGGCTTCGTGCACATGCAATCCGAAGAACAAGCTTCGTCGGCAATTCGCGCGCTCAACAACACAACATTCAACGGTGGCGTCATCTCAGTAGAGCGAGGCCGTATCAAGGAGCGCGGTCAGCGCGGCGGTCCCGGCGGCGGCCGCGGTGGCGGCATGAGAGGAGGCATGCGCGGGGGCATGGACAGACGCGGCGGTGGACCCATGCGCGGCGGGCCTCCGCCCCGCGATTCCCCTTACTCGCGTGAGCGTCCATCGCACCCGCGCGGGCCTCCGCCTGGCGCCCCGCCACAGATGGCCCCTCGCCCGATGCCCTACGAGCGGGCGGAGCGGCCACCGCCACCTGCGTATGACGACCGCTACAACGGTTACGGCGGCGAGGACCGTCGCGGCTTCGCATTGATGGAGCGCGGGTCTCGGGACCCGTTCGCAGCGGCGGCCCCCATGTACGCGGAGGAGCGGCGCTACGACGAGCTGCCTCCCATGTACGCGGACGACCGGCGCGCGCCCATGTACGCGGACGAGCGCGACCTGATGGACCGGCGCGCGCCCATGCGAGCCGCGCCGCAGCCGCTGCCCTACGAgcgcgcgctgccgccgcgCCCACAGCCCATGCCCAACGGGGACATGTTCAGCAGGCGCTCACCCAT GCGTGGAGCGGCCCCCGGCGGCTACGACAGGGACCCCTACCAGTACCCCCCCATGGGCCG GCTCTGGGCGCCTGGCTGA
- the LOC113504925 gene encoding RNA-binding protein 4.1-like isoform X1: protein MVPQTKVFVGSLPQGSKPEELRKLFERFGVVTECDIMNRCGFVHMQSEEQASSAIRALNNTTFNGGVISVERGRIKERGQRGGPGGGRGGGMRGGMRGGMDRRGGGPMRGGPPPRDSPYSRERPSHPRGPPPGAPPQMAPRPMPYERAERPPPPAYDDRYNGYGGEDRRGFALMERGSRDPFAAAAPMYAEERRYDELPPMYADDRRAPMYADERDLMDRRAPMRAAPQPLPYERALPPRPQPMPNGDMFSRRSPMRGAAPGGYDRDPYQYPPMGRGGGAARGRELGGMGPRRY from the exons ATGGTGCCG CAAACCAAGGTGTTCGTCGGCAGCCTGCCGCAGGGCTCCAAACCAGAGGAACTACGCAAATTGTTTGAGCGATTTGGTGTAGTCACAGAATGCGACATAATGAACAGATGTGGCTTCGTGCACATGCAATCCGAAGAACAAGCTTCGTCGGCAATTCGCGCGCTCAACAACACAACATTCAACGGTGGCGTCATCTCAGTAGAGCGAGGCCGTATCAAGGAGCGCGGTCAGCGCGGCGGTCCCGGCGGCGGCCGCGGTGGCGGCATGAGAGGAGGCATGCGCGGGGGCATGGACAGACGCGGCGGTGGACCCATGCGCGGCGGGCCTCCGCCCCGCGATTCCCCTTACTCGCGTGAGCGTCCATCGCACCCGCGCGGGCCTCCGCCTGGCGCCCCGCCACAGATGGCCCCTCGCCCGATGCCCTACGAGCGGGCGGAGCGGCCACCGCCACCTGCGTATGACGACCGCTACAACGGTTACGGCGGCGAGGACCGTCGCGGCTTCGCATTGATGGAGCGCGGGTCTCGGGACCCGTTCGCAGCGGCGGCCCCCATGTACGCGGAGGAGCGGCGCTACGACGAGCTGCCTCCCATGTACGCGGACGACCGGCGCGCGCCCATGTACGCGGACGAGCGCGACCTGATGGACCGGCGCGCGCCCATGCGAGCCGCGCCGCAGCCGCTGCCCTACGAgcgcgcgctgccgccgcgCCCACAGCCCATGCCCAACGGGGACATGTTCAGCAGGCGCTCACCCAT GCGTGGAGCGGCCCCCGGCGGCTACGACAGGGACCCCTACCAGTACCCCCCCATGGGCCG CGGCGGCGGGGCGGCGCGCGGTAGAGAGCTGGGCGGCATGGGCCCGCGCCGCTACTAG